In the genome of Saprospira sp. CCB-QB6, one region contains:
- the fabF gene encoding beta-ketoacyl-ACP synthase II, which yields MSQRRVVVTGLGTLNPMGHNTEESWANLLAGKSGAAPIKQFDASLFKTQFACEIKDFSGADVFGRKDVRRLDPVMQYALVASDEAIADAKLEEVENKKRIGVFWASGIGGITTLQHEVQSFEKGSGTPRFNPFLVPKMIVDASAGNISIRHGFRGPTGAFVTACASSTHCIGLAYDQIRLNRADIMVVGGAEAAINEVGVGAFNALKALSTRNEDPAVASRPFDKDRDGFVIGEGAASLILEDYEHAKARGAKIYAEIIGVAQNADAYHITAPDPDGHGVIDVIKLALEDANIQAEDLDYLNPHSTSTDLGDIAESNAIIKALGDAAFKVKMSATKSMTGHMISAAGAMESLICIKTIETGEIAPTINFQEFDPQIDSRLQITPNVKQSADVQIAMNMNYGFGGHNSAVIFKKITE from the coding sequence ATGAGTCAAAGACGTGTTGTAGTTACTGGTCTTGGAACCTTAAACCCCATGGGGCATAACACAGAAGAAAGTTGGGCCAACCTACTTGCAGGAAAAAGCGGTGCAGCTCCCATCAAACAATTTGATGCTAGCTTATTTAAGACCCAGTTTGCCTGTGAAATAAAAGATTTTAGCGGTGCCGACGTATTTGGTCGGAAAGATGTCCGTCGCTTAGATCCCGTTATGCAATATGCTCTTGTGGCAAGCGATGAAGCTATTGCTGATGCTAAATTAGAGGAAGTAGAAAACAAAAAACGCATTGGTGTTTTTTGGGCTTCCGGGATTGGGGGCATCACGACCCTTCAGCATGAAGTCCAAAGCTTTGAAAAAGGTAGTGGAACTCCTCGTTTCAACCCTTTTTTGGTTCCCAAAATGATTGTAGACGCCTCTGCAGGTAATATTTCTATCCGCCACGGTTTCCGTGGTCCTACTGGCGCCTTTGTTACGGCCTGTGCATCTTCAACACACTGTATTGGCCTAGCCTACGACCAAATTCGCCTCAATAGAGCCGATATTATGGTGGTTGGCGGTGCCGAAGCAGCCATTAACGAAGTAGGAGTAGGTGCATTTAATGCCCTCAAAGCCCTCTCTACTCGCAATGAAGATCCTGCTGTAGCTTCTCGCCCCTTTGATAAAGATCGCGATGGCTTTGTTATTGGTGAAGGCGCAGCCTCCCTCATCCTAGAGGATTATGAGCATGCTAAAGCCCGTGGCGCAAAAATTTATGCCGAGATTATTGGTGTAGCCCAAAACGCCGATGCTTACCATATTACAGCCCCCGACCCCGATGGTCACGGAGTAATTGATGTCATCAAATTGGCCCTAGAAGATGCCAATATTCAAGCAGAAGATCTCGATTATCTCAACCCACATAGCACCTCTACAGACCTTGGCGATATTGCAGAATCTAATGCCATTATCAAGGCCTTAGGAGATGCCGCCTTTAAAGTGAAAATGAGCGCCACCAAATCAATGACTGGCCACATGATCTCTGCCGCTGGCGCCATGGAGTCATTGATCTGTATCAAAACCATTGAAACTGGAGAAATTGCGCCAACTATCAACTTTCAGGAATTCGATCCACAAATTGATAGCCGCCTACAAATTACGCCCAATGTCAAACAATCTGCCGATGTGCAAATTGCCATGAACATGAACTACGGCTTTGGCGGTCATAATTCTGCCGTGATTTTCAAGAAAATAACAGAATAG
- a CDS encoding acyl carrier protein: MATEIKERVFAIIADKLVVDTSDITLESSFQKDLGADSIDLVELIMELEREFDLSIPDEKAEEIKTVGDAISFLSENLG, encoded by the coding sequence ATGGCCACTGAAATCAAAGAGCGTGTATTCGCAATCATCGCAGATAAGTTAGTTGTTGATACATCTGATATTACACTGGAATCAAGCTTTCAGAAAGATCTAGGTGCTGACTCTATTGACCTTGTAGAGTTGATTATGGAACTAGAGCGTGAGTTTGATCTCTCTATTCCTGATGAGAAAGCAGAAGAAATCAAAACTGTAGGTGATGCGATCTCTTTCTTGAGTGAGAACCTAGGTTAG
- a CDS encoding rhomboid family intramembrane serine protease has product MKGLKIQYNAPVVVTFAILCTAVYMINYITGGDAMGRSGGLINNYFVLRGFDFANPMDYFRLFSYTIGHANRGHLAGNMSIFLLIAPIMEEKYGSRNILIMMLLTAFITAIFQVFLIGGGLLGASGIVFMFIILVSFANTGGKGIPLTFILVLIFFLGKEVLNSLDNNNISEYAHIAGGLMGAFFGFNLNRKQTVSKELLP; this is encoded by the coding sequence ATGAAAGGACTTAAGATTCAATACAATGCTCCTGTGGTAGTTACTTTTGCCATTTTGTGTACAGCCGTTTATATGATCAACTATATTACGGGCGGTGATGCCATGGGTCGGTCTGGGGGCTTAATTAACAACTACTTTGTACTTCGGGGCTTTGATTTTGCCAATCCCATGGATTATTTTCGGCTCTTCAGTTACACTATTGGGCATGCAAACAGAGGTCATTTGGCGGGGAATATGTCGATATTTCTACTGATTGCGCCAATCATGGAAGAAAAATACGGCAGTCGGAATATCTTAATTATGATGTTGCTCACGGCTTTCATTACGGCTATCTTTCAGGTCTTTTTAATTGGTGGTGGTTTATTGGGAGCTAGTGGTATTGTCTTTATGTTTATCATCTTGGTTTCTTTTGCCAATACGGGTGGAAAAGGGATTCCGCTTACCTTTATATTGGTCCTTATTTTCTTTTTGGGCAAAGAGGTCCTCAATAGTTTAGACAACAATAATATCTCAGAATATGCTCACATTGCAGGAGGGCTCATGGGGGCTTTTTTTGGTTTCAACCTTAATAGAAAGCAGACAGTAAGCAAAGAGCTACTCCCCTAA
- a CDS encoding AI-2E family transporter has translation MAKIRSYIGFGLGILAVAAIFYYFSDIISWLVIAWIISLLGSPIMDLLGRLRIGKFRLPAAARALITLSVFLTALALFVALFVPVIVQQGRNLASVDYQELLESLEDPINHSFEQLEEWGLVAENDFFVEDSTQLVPQKQLPVPIVSVDSMVQKLSDSLGGPNIELHITVQGEGLKAPIVGADTVVTAAPSSRLLQLEQQALQYINPASLLKTTFSTMLAWLGNLFVLITSVSFIAFFFLQEEGLFANLIKGPFPEKYDAQLDKTLQLTKKMLIRYFEGILGQVTAVSVYVWLLLWIVGAPNAFLIAFFAAIINVVPYLGPFLGLIFGLLVCICSSLNADFYAETVPLLIKVALVFASMQALDNMLLQPLIFSKSVKAHPLEIFLVIIVGSKLGGIMGMVIAIPAYTVIRVIASIFLSEFRLVQGLTQQLGIRNTWGGEQDVERPEEDDRERHDDSMDADWH, from the coding sequence ATGGCGAAAATACGCTCCTATATTGGTTTTGGCCTTGGCATTTTGGCCGTGGCCGCCATCTTCTATTATTTTAGCGATATCATCAGTTGGCTGGTGATTGCTTGGATTATTTCCTTATTAGGCTCTCCTATCATGGACCTTTTAGGCCGTTTGCGGATAGGCAAGTTTCGTTTGCCTGCTGCGGCTAGAGCTTTAATTACACTTTCTGTCTTTTTGACGGCCTTAGCACTTTTTGTAGCACTATTTGTCCCTGTTATTGTGCAACAAGGGCGCAATTTGGCCAGTGTTGACTATCAAGAGCTTTTAGAAAGCTTAGAAGATCCCATTAACCACAGTTTTGAGCAGTTGGAAGAATGGGGTTTGGTGGCCGAAAATGATTTCTTTGTTGAAGATAGCACGCAGCTAGTTCCCCAAAAACAGCTTCCCGTCCCTATTGTATCTGTGGATTCTATGGTCCAAAAGCTAAGCGATAGTTTGGGCGGGCCCAATATTGAGCTACATATTACAGTGCAAGGCGAAGGCTTAAAAGCACCAATTGTTGGAGCGGATACGGTAGTTACCGCAGCGCCTAGCAGCCGATTGCTGCAGTTGGAACAGCAAGCTTTGCAGTATATCAATCCCGCCTCCTTGCTCAAAACCACCTTTTCGACCATGTTGGCTTGGCTGGGCAATCTCTTTGTCTTGATTACTTCGGTTAGTTTTATTGCCTTCTTCTTTTTACAAGAAGAGGGATTATTTGCCAATTTAATCAAAGGTCCATTTCCCGAAAAGTATGATGCTCAGCTAGATAAGACCTTGCAACTCACTAAGAAAATGCTAATTCGCTATTTCGAGGGAATTTTGGGGCAGGTCACTGCGGTTTCGGTCTACGTCTGGCTTTTACTCTGGATTGTCGGGGCCCCCAATGCCTTTTTGATTGCCTTTTTTGCGGCCATCATCAATGTGGTTCCCTATTTAGGGCCCTTTTTGGGGCTCATCTTTGGCCTGTTGGTTTGCATTTGCTCTAGCCTCAATGCCGACTTTTATGCGGAGACCGTACCTCTGCTCATTAAAGTAGCCTTAGTTTTTGCCTCTATGCAAGCTTTAGATAATATGCTTTTGCAGCCTCTAATTTTCTCGAAAAGCGTGAAGGCACACCCGCTAGAGATTTTCTTGGTCATTATTGTAGGTTCCAAATTGGGGGGCATTATGGGCATGGTCATCGCAATTCCGGCCTATACCGTAATCCGAGTTATTGCCTCGATTTTCTTATCGGAATTTCGCTTGGTTCAGGGCCTTACCCAGCAATTGGGCATTCGCAATACTTGGGGGGGCGAGCAAGATGTAGAACGTCCAGAAGAAGATGATCGGGAGCGGCATGACGATAGTATGGATGCCGATTGGCATTAG